In Centropristis striata isolate RG_2023a ecotype Rhode Island chromosome 15, C.striata_1.0, whole genome shotgun sequence, a genomic segment contains:
- the LOC131986363 gene encoding insulin-2-like, with protein MWLQSVSLLVLLVVSWPGSEAAPPPPQQQTLCGSHLVDALYLVCGERGFVYHPKRDVDSATGEDRVNGPPGLVRQCCHQPCSIFDLQNYCN; from the coding sequence ATGTGGCttcagtctgtctctctgctggtCTTACTGGTCGTGTCGTGGCCGGGCAGCGAGGCCGCCCCGCCGCCGCCGCAGCAGCAGACGCTGTGCGGCTCTCACCTGGTGGACGCCCTGTACCTGGTCTGTGGGGAGAGAGGCTTCGTCTACCACCCCAAGAGAGACGTGGACTCAGCGACGGGCGAGGACAGGGTGAACGGGCCACCTGGCCTTGTTAGGCAGTGCTGCCACCAACCCTGCAGCATCTTCGACCTGCAGAACTACTGCAACTGA
- the LOC131986362 gene encoding insulin: MAALWLQSVSLLVLLVVSWPGCQAVAQPQHLCGSHLVDALYLVCGERGFFYNPKRDVDSLMGFLPPKAGGAAAAAGGAAAAGGENEVAEFAFKDQMEMMVKRRGIVELCCHRPCNIFDLQNYCN; encoded by the exons ATGGCGGCTCTGTGGctccagtctgtctctctgctggtCTTACTGGTCGTGTCGTGGCCGGGCTGCCAGGCCGTGGCTCAGCCTCAGCACCTGTGCGGCTCTCACCTGGTGGACGCCCTGTACCTGGTCTGTGGGGAGAGAGGCTTCTTCTACAACCCCAAGAGAGACGTGGACTCTCTGATGG GTTTCCTCCCTCCGAAGGCAGGCggagcggcggcggcggcgggtgGAGCAGCGGCGGCGGGCGGCGAGAACGAAGTGGCCGAGTTCGCCTTCAAGGACCAGATGGAGATGATGGTGAAGCGGCGAGGCATCGTGGAGCTGTGCTGCCACCGACCCTGCAACATCTTTGACCTGCAGAACTACTGCAACTGA